Proteins co-encoded in one Sphingopyxis sp. BE259 genomic window:
- a CDS encoding CaiB/BaiF CoA-transferase family protein — protein MTGPLQGIRIIEFAGIGPGPFCGMMLADHGAEVIRIDRPGGFMDPRDPLSRNRTSIALDMKSPDAVEVVRDLCKSADGIIEGYRPGVMERLGLGPDVLLADNPRLIYGRMTGWGQFGPYAHAAGHDINYISLSGVLHGIGRAGEKPVPPVNYVGDFGGGGMMLAFGMTSALVHAAKTGEGQVIDCAMTDGSALLAGMTWGFNAAGRLKDEAGVNMLDGGAHFYDSYVCADGKFISIGSIEPQFYALLREKTGLTDDPDFDAQMVPSQWGPLKEKLTALFLTKTRDEWCAIMEMTDVCFAPILSLAEAPQHPHNVARETFLEVGGVVQPAPAPRYSATSNDTPRAAPAVGTDGDAVLAGLGYDASKIAALRDGGAVR, from the coding sequence ATGACGGGACCGCTTCAAGGCATCCGGATCATCGAGTTTGCCGGGATCGGTCCCGGTCCCTTTTGCGGCATGATGCTCGCCGACCATGGCGCCGAGGTGATCCGTATCGATCGCCCCGGCGGTTTCATGGACCCGCGGGATCCGCTCAGTCGCAACCGGACCTCGATCGCGCTCGATATGAAAAGCCCCGATGCGGTCGAGGTCGTGCGCGACCTGTGCAAAAGCGCCGACGGGATAATCGAGGGCTATCGCCCCGGCGTGATGGAACGTCTTGGACTTGGCCCCGACGTGCTGCTCGCCGATAATCCCCGGTTGATTTATGGGCGCATGACCGGCTGGGGCCAGTTCGGCCCCTATGCCCACGCCGCCGGGCACGACATCAATTATATTTCGCTGTCTGGGGTGCTGCACGGCATCGGTCGCGCGGGCGAAAAGCCGGTGCCACCGGTCAATTATGTCGGCGATTTCGGCGGCGGCGGCATGATGCTCGCCTTCGGCATGACGAGCGCACTTGTCCACGCGGCCAAGACCGGCGAGGGTCAGGTGATCGATTGCGCGATGACCGACGGCTCGGCGTTGCTCGCGGGGATGACCTGGGGTTTTAATGCCGCGGGCCGGCTCAAGGACGAGGCGGGGGTCAACATGCTCGACGGCGGCGCGCATTTCTATGACAGCTATGTCTGCGCCGATGGCAAGTTCATCTCGATCGGATCGATCGAACCACAATTCTATGCATTGCTGCGCGAAAAGACCGGACTGACCGACGATCCTGATTTCGATGCCCAGATGGTCCCGTCGCAATGGGGGCCGCTGAAGGAAAAGCTGACCGCGCTGTTCCTGACCAAGACGCGCGACGAATGGTGCGCGATCATGGAGATGACCGACGTCTGTTTCGCACCGATCCTGTCGCTGGCGGAAGCGCCGCAGCATCCGCACAATGTGGCGCGCGAGACGTTTTTGGAGGTCGGCGGCGTGGTGCAGCCCGCACCGGCGCCGCGTTATTCAGCGACGTCCAACGACACCCCGCGCGCCGCGCCTGCGGTTGGCACCGATGGCGATGCGGTGCTGGCCGGTCTTGGCTATGATGCGAGCAAGATCGCGGCGCTGCGCGACGGCGGCGCGGTGCGTTAA